One Myxococcota bacterium genomic region harbors:
- a CDS encoding DUF6356 family protein: protein MRSPIPTPFASAWVAWFQAHPRQVGESYGEHWWAAARIGGRLIRAGLACWLHAWVPAWCTRTASCEVQGLAREMAARGGGAGLDSAGRGEGG, encoded by the coding sequence ATGCGCTCGCCGATCCCTACGCCGTTCGCGTCCGCCTGGGTCGCCTGGTTCCAGGCGCACCCGCGCCAGGTCGGGGAATCCTACGGCGAGCACTGGTGGGCGGCGGCCCGCATTGGGGGGCGCCTGATCCGGGCGGGGCTGGCGTGCTGGCTCCACGCCTGGGTGCCGGCCTGGTGTACGCGCACGGCGAGCTGCGAGGTCCAAGGCCTCGCGCGGGAGATGGCTGCGCGCGGCGGTGGCGCCGGCCTCGACTCAGCCGGCCGCGGCGAGGGCGGGTAG
- a CDS encoding response regulator → MSNDRPRILVVDDEEAILETMSFTFEDDYEVHTSNDPRRALDVLDRDGPFAAVLTDQRMPDMSGVEFVAEVWRRHPATVRMILTGFSDMDAIIQAINDGHVYAYITKPWEPDQLKQVMKQAVEHHHLAVENERLLGDLSQANRFLEAVIDELDSGAIALDSEDVIQAANRPVREYFDLSEDPRGHCFKDLLEAKGLVAVRDALPAEAEDDDVTYHEVDVDNHRFRVTARKLTSGGDELGRVVLFREISHEPLRRRFDELVDGWLASSESLRGEFEAGRDQLAELSESVQKSTIQSPGMTQLADRISRARTSLENWLAVDDALAQEDFPDVQVLQDRMRLAGARWPLGEQVPERVSRLAQRVVDYYETGEQTRETTL, encoded by the coding sequence ATGAGTAACGACCGCCCGAGAATCCTGGTCGTCGACGACGAAGAAGCCATCCTCGAAACGATGAGCTTCACCTTCGAGGACGACTACGAGGTCCACACCTCGAACGATCCGCGTCGCGCCCTCGACGTGCTCGATCGTGATGGACCCTTCGCTGCGGTCCTGACCGACCAGCGCATGCCCGACATGAGCGGGGTCGAGTTCGTGGCCGAGGTGTGGCGGCGGCACCCGGCGACCGTGCGGATGATCCTCACCGGCTTCTCGGACATGGACGCCATCATCCAGGCGATCAACGACGGACACGTCTACGCCTACATCACCAAGCCCTGGGAGCCGGACCAGCTCAAGCAGGTGATGAAGCAGGCCGTCGAGCATCATCACCTGGCCGTCGAGAACGAGCGCCTGCTCGGAGATCTCTCCCAGGCGAACCGCTTCCTCGAAGCGGTGATCGACGAGCTCGACTCCGGCGCGATCGCGCTCGACTCGGAAGACGTCATCCAGGCGGCGAATCGCCCGGTGCGGGAGTACTTCGACCTCTCCGAGGATCCGCGCGGACACTGCTTCAAGGACCTGCTCGAGGCCAAGGGGCTGGTGGCCGTGCGCGACGCGCTTCCCGCAGAGGCCGAGGACGACGACGTCACCTACCACGAGGTCGACGTCGACAACCACCGCTTCCGCGTCACCGCGCGCAAGCTCACCTCGGGCGGGGACGAGTTGGGTCGCGTGGTGCTGTTCCGAGAGATCTCCCACGAGCCGCTGCGCCGTCGCTTCGACGAGCTGGTCGACGGCTGGCTCGCTTCGTCCGAGTCGCTGCGCGGCGAGTTCGAAGCGGGGCGGGATCAGCTCGCCGAACTCTCCGAGTCGGTCCAGAAGTCGACGATCCAGTCGCCCGGCATGACCCAGCTGGCCGACCGGATCTCGCGGGCTCGGACGTCCCTGGAGAACTGGCTGGCCGTCGATGACGCGCTCGCCCAGGAAGACTTCCCGGACGTTCAGGTGCTGCAGGACCGCATGCGCCTGGCCGGCGCACGTTGGCCGCTGGGTGAGCAGGTGCCCGAGCGGGTGTCGCGTCTGGCCCAGCGGGTGGTCGACTACTACGAGACGGGCGAGCAGACCCGCGAGACGACCCTGTAG
- a CDS encoding glutamate--cysteine ligase yields the protein MSQASDPVESVDQLVSFLREGEKPPERWKVGTEHEKIGLYTGTWAPVPYEGDRGIGALLQRIAEREHWEPVFEGPNPIALTHEGASITLEPGGQLELSGAPLRTIHETCDEFHTHLSLMKQLCEPFGIVFLGLGINPLYPVSEIPVMPKARYQIMRRYLPGQGSLALEMMFATATVQANFDFADEADMIEKLRTALAVSPVVSAIFANSSLSEGKANGFVSRRIHAWQHTDPDRTGMLDLAFSEDFGYRSYVEWALDVPMFFVIRDGTYHDATQLTFRQFVERGFEGHRATLVDFDRHLTTLFPEVRLKRFLEVRGADAVPPGLTCSLPALWKGLLYDARSRQAAWDRVAHLGSEAREAARGDVARRGLAARYGEEPVIEIARDLARLATEGLARIGHAGRRDADETGFLDPIHEQLAEGRSPGQVVVERWEGDWQRSVDRLIEYAQY from the coding sequence TTGAGCCAGGCCTCCGACCCCGTCGAATCGGTCGACCAGCTGGTGTCCTTCCTCCGTGAGGGCGAAAAACCGCCCGAGCGCTGGAAGGTGGGCACCGAGCACGAGAAGATCGGCCTCTACACCGGCACCTGGGCGCCGGTTCCCTACGAAGGCGATCGCGGTATCGGCGCGCTGCTGCAGCGCATCGCCGAGCGCGAGCATTGGGAGCCGGTGTTCGAGGGGCCGAACCCGATCGCGCTCACCCACGAGGGCGCCAGCATCACGCTCGAGCCAGGCGGTCAGCTCGAGCTGTCGGGCGCGCCGCTTCGCACGATTCACGAGACCTGCGACGAGTTCCACACGCATCTCTCGCTGATGAAGCAGCTCTGCGAACCCTTCGGAATCGTCTTCCTCGGCCTCGGGATCAACCCGCTCTACCCGGTGAGCGAGATCCCGGTGATGCCGAAGGCCCGCTACCAGATCATGCGGCGCTACCTGCCCGGTCAGGGATCGCTGGCGCTCGAGATGATGTTCGCGACGGCCACCGTCCAGGCGAACTTCGACTTCGCCGACGAGGCCGACATGATCGAGAAGCTACGCACCGCGCTGGCCGTCTCGCCGGTGGTATCGGCGATCTTCGCGAACTCGAGCCTCTCGGAGGGAAAGGCGAACGGCTTCGTGTCCCGGCGCATCCACGCCTGGCAGCACACGGATCCCGACCGCACGGGCATGCTCGACCTCGCCTTCTCCGAAGACTTCGGATACCGGAGCTACGTCGAGTGGGCGCTAGACGTACCGATGTTCTTCGTGATCCGGGACGGCACCTACCACGACGCCACCCAGCTCACCTTCCGCCAGTTCGTCGAGCGCGGTTTCGAGGGGCATCGGGCGACCCTGGTGGACTTCGACCGCCATCTGACCACCCTCTTCCCGGAAGTGCGATTGAAGCGCTTCCTCGAGGTGCGCGGCGCCGACGCGGTCCCGCCGGGCCTGACCTGTTCGCTGCCGGCGCTCTGGAAGGGCCTGCTCTACGACGCCCGCTCGCGCCAGGCCGCCTGGGATCGCGTGGCCCACCTGGGCTCCGAGGCCCGGGAGGCCGCCCGGGGTGACGTGGCTCGGCGTGGCCTCGCGGCGCGCTACGGTGAGGAGCCGGTCATCGAGATTGCCCGCGACCTCGCGCGCCTGGCCACCGAGGGCCTGGCGCGGATCGGGCACGCGGGTCGACGAGACGCCGACGAGACGGGATTCTTGGACCCCATCCACGAGCAGCTCGCGGAGGGGCGGAGCCCCGGTCAGGTCGTCGTCGAGCGTTGGGAAGGCGATTGGCAACGCTCGGTGGACCGGCTGATCGAGTACGCCCAATACTGA
- the proB gene encoding glutamate 5-kinase, with the protein MTDAKREAPRAAKRVVVKIGSGLLTREGQVDTAAFGRIAKQIATLVHGGRQVVLVSSGAIAVGSNALGWDHPGRSIPEKQAAAAVGQTGLMELYKRRFARHELDVAQVLLTRVGLEQRERFLNARHTLQTLLDLGVVPIVNENDTVATEEIRFGDNDNLSATVVNLIGADLLIIATDVDGLYREPPEDGKPTPPLFDVIERIDAPVTRAAAGSQRAFGRGGMQTKLEAAKAAQRGGAATVLCNGRTKDVLLRVADGEPIGTLFTTGDRLASRKHWLAFTTRTRGEITVDDGAVRALVERGKSLLPAGITGIRGEFGIGDPVACLDTRGVEVARGLVAYSSDAIERIAGLPTRRIDQVLGYSNGGEVIHRDDLVLTAEV; encoded by the coding sequence GTGACCGACGCGAAACGCGAAGCCCCGCGCGCGGCGAAGCGCGTCGTCGTGAAGATCGGCAGTGGCCTGCTGACCCGCGAGGGTCAGGTCGACACGGCCGCGTTCGGTCGCATCGCGAAGCAGATTGCGACGCTGGTCCACGGCGGGCGCCAGGTCGTGCTCGTCTCGTCGGGCGCCATCGCCGTCGGCAGCAACGCGCTCGGCTGGGACCACCCGGGACGCTCGATCCCCGAGAAGCAGGCCGCGGCCGCGGTCGGGCAGACCGGCTTGATGGAGCTCTACAAGCGCCGCTTCGCCCGGCACGAGCTCGACGTCGCACAGGTGCTGCTCACCCGGGTGGGGCTCGAACAACGCGAGCGCTTCCTCAACGCGCGACACACCCTGCAGACCCTGCTCGACCTCGGCGTCGTTCCGATCGTGAACGAGAACGACACGGTCGCCACCGAAGAGATCCGCTTCGGCGACAACGACAACCTTTCGGCGACGGTCGTCAACCTGATCGGTGCGGACCTGCTGATCATCGCGACCGACGTCGACGGCCTCTACCGCGAGCCTCCGGAAGACGGAAAGCCGACCCCTCCGCTCTTCGACGTGATCGAGCGCATCGACGCGCCTGTGACTCGCGCCGCCGCAGGTTCCCAGCGCGCGTTCGGGCGCGGCGGCATGCAGACGAAGCTCGAGGCCGCGAAGGCCGCGCAGCGCGGCGGCGCCGCGACCGTGCTCTGCAACGGACGCACGAAAGACGTGCTGCTCCGCGTGGCCGATGGCGAACCGATCGGAACGCTCTTCACCACCGGCGATCGACTCGCCAGCCGCAAGCACTGGTTGGCCTTCACCACCCGCACGCGCGGCGAGATCACCGTCGACGACGGTGCCGTCCGCGCGCTCGTCGAGCGCGGCAAGAGCCTCTTGCCCGCGGGCATCACGGGCATCCGGGGCGAGTTCGGCATCGGAGATCCGGTGGCCTGCCTCGACACCCGTGGCGTGGAAGTCGCGCGCGGCCTGGTCGCCTACTCGTCCGACGCGATCGAGCGTATCGCCGGGCTCCCGACGCGACGTATCGACCAGGTGCTAGGATATTCGAACGGCGGTGAAGTGATTCATCGCGACGACCTCGTGCTCACCGCCGAGGTCTGA
- a CDS encoding ComF family protein yields MKRLLARTWASLRPRPGDLAALFPRACAGCGGRTPAEHAVVCADCQRGVPWIATSVCPHCQAHEGRGDACGTRPTGDPLGGAIAAAWWEPPVSDWIAAFKYPARGWRGLDPKPEAATRWLIEAAVARTRGAPDLVVPVPLHPRRVRERGFQPAGLLAQHVARHLGVPVSVDALVRTRATPSQTGMSAAARRRNLAGAIASRRALSGTLWIVDDVVTTGATLRETARVARAAGAERVVGVCAARTAARAD; encoded by the coding sequence ATGAAGCGCCTTCTGGCCCGCACCTGGGCCTCGCTCCGTCCGCGCCCCGGCGACCTCGCCGCCCTGTTCCCGCGCGCCTGTGCGGGCTGCGGCGGCCGCACCCCCGCAGAGCACGCGGTGGTGTGTGCCGACTGCCAGCGGGGCGTCCCCTGGATCGCCACCTCGGTCTGCCCCCACTGCCAGGCCCACGAGGGCCGCGGCGACGCCTGTGGCACGCGTCCAACCGGGGATCCCCTCGGCGGCGCCATCGCCGCGGCGTGGTGGGAACCGCCGGTCTCGGATTGGATCGCGGCCTTCAAGTACCCGGCGCGCGGCTGGCGGGGTCTCGACCCCAAGCCCGAAGCCGCGACGCGCTGGCTGATCGAAGCGGCCGTGGCCCGCACGCGCGGCGCGCCGGACCTCGTGGTTCCCGTACCGCTCCATCCGCGCCGTGTGCGCGAGCGCGGCTTTCAGCCCGCTGGCCTCCTGGCGCAACACGTGGCGCGACACCTGGGCGTCCCCGTGTCCGTGGATGCCCTGGTGCGCACCCGCGCCACGCCCAGCCAGACGGGGATGAGCGCCGCGGCGCGGCGTCGCAACCTCGCCGGCGCGATCGCGTCCCGGCGCGCGCTGTCGGGAACGCTCTGGATCGTCGACGACGTCGTCACCACCGGCGCAACGCTTCGGGAAACCGCGCGGGTGGCGCGTGCTGCGGGGGCCGAGCGGGTGGTCGGCGTGTGTGCCGCACGCACGGCGGCGCGCGCCGACTAG
- the rsfS gene encoding ribosome silencing factor, which produces MAERAEQLERAGWIIEAAQDKKAVELVALDVRELTSYADTFVLATGTSDRHARSVADSIREAASVRGEKPIGVEGYDEARWVLIDLGDVIVHVFQPDVRESYDLERLWSDATSLDLPALAAAG; this is translated from the coding sequence ATGGCGGAGCGAGCGGAACAGCTGGAACGCGCAGGCTGGATCATCGAAGCAGCGCAGGACAAGAAGGCGGTCGAGCTGGTCGCCCTCGACGTCCGCGAGCTCACCTCCTACGCCGATACCTTCGTACTCGCGACGGGCACGTCGGACCGACACGCACGCTCGGTGGCCGATTCGATTCGCGAGGCGGCCTCGGTGCGCGGCGAGAAGCCGATCGGCGTCGAGGGCTACGACGAAGCGCGCTGGGTGCTGATCGACCTGGGCGACGTGATCGTCCACGTCTTCCAGCCCGACGTGCGCGAGTCCTACGACCTCGAGCGGCTGTGGAGCGACGCGACCTCGCTCGACCTACCCGCCCTCGCCGCGGCCGGCTGA
- the obgE gene encoding GTPase ObgE yields the protein MDSNFIDEAVIQVRSGAGGDGSKSFRREKFVPLGGPDGGDGGRGGNVVLEADRNLATLIEQRVKRKVRAESGANGAGANKTGKSGADLVIRVPVGTVVRDTEDDPETEPLADLTHDGDRCIVAKGGRGGRGNTRFKTSTRQTPDFAESGRPGEKRELRLSLKLLADVGLVGFPNAGKSTLLQRISAARPRVGAYPFTTLVPNLGVAEVGERRFVVADIPGLVEGASEGAGLGDRFLRHIERTRLILHLVDAGTAFLEERDPLESYEQIRSELSAYAESLAERRELVVLNKIDLIPDRSQLDATIEVLEGRGCSVFLLSGATGEGVEPLLAAAARGLDEVDAEAAA from the coding sequence ATGGATTCCAACTTCATCGACGAAGCCGTGATCCAGGTCCGGTCGGGGGCGGGCGGAGACGGCTCGAAGAGCTTTCGGCGGGAGAAGTTCGTCCCGCTCGGCGGACCGGATGGCGGTGACGGAGGCCGCGGCGGCAACGTCGTGCTCGAGGCCGACCGCAACCTCGCCACGCTGATCGAGCAGCGGGTCAAGCGCAAGGTGCGCGCCGAGAGCGGCGCGAACGGCGCCGGCGCCAACAAGACCGGCAAGAGCGGTGCGGACCTCGTGATCCGCGTGCCCGTCGGCACCGTGGTGCGCGACACCGAGGACGACCCGGAAACCGAGCCCCTCGCCGATCTGACCCACGACGGCGATCGCTGCATCGTGGCGAAGGGCGGCCGCGGCGGTCGCGGCAACACGCGCTTCAAGACGTCGACGCGTCAGACGCCCGACTTCGCCGAGAGCGGGCGCCCGGGGGAAAAGCGCGAACTCCGCCTGTCGCTCAAGCTTCTGGCCGACGTCGGGCTGGTCGGCTTCCCGAACGCCGGAAAGAGCACGCTGCTTCAACGCATCTCCGCCGCCCGCCCGCGCGTCGGCGCGTACCCCTTCACCACGTTGGTGCCCAACCTGGGCGTCGCCGAGGTCGGCGAGCGCCGCTTCGTGGTCGCCGACATCCCGGGCCTCGTCGAAGGCGCGAGTGAAGGGGCGGGCCTGGGCGATCGCTTCCTGCGCCACATCGAACGCACGCGGCTGATCCTCCACCTGGTCGACGCGGGTACGGCGTTCCTCGAGGAACGCGACCCGCTCGAGAGCTACGAGCAGATCCGCTCCGAGCTCTCGGCCTATGCCGAGAGCCTCGCCGAGCGACGCGAACTGGTGGTGTTGAACAAGATCGACCTGATCCCGGATCGCTCCCAGCTCGACGCAACGATCGAAGTGCTCGAAGGCCGGGGCTGTTCCGTCTTCCTGCTCTCCGGCGCCACCGGAGAAGGCGTCGAACCCCTGCTCGCCGCCGCGGCACGAGGCCTGGACGAAGTCGACGCGGAGGCCGCCGCGTGA
- the trxB gene encoding thioredoxin-disulfide reductase has protein sequence MSDTEHRKVVIVGSGPAGYTAAIYAARAELEPVVVAGLQFGGQLMLTTDVENYPGFPDGVTGPEMMELFQKQAERFGAEVLLEDATEVSLTAPPFQIKTASRSFSADAVILATGASARWLGLPSEERLTNQGVSACATCDGALYRGKPMAVVGGGDTAMEEALFLTRFATEVTVVHRRDALRASKIMQERALDHEKISFAWNSEVDEVLGDEFVTGVRLLDTQTGEKREVPVEALFIAIGHKPNTDLFTGQIDLDDTGYIKTTKGTYTSSEGVFACGDAMDPIYRQAVTAAGTGCMAAIDAERWLAERGLA, from the coding sequence ATGAGCGATACGGAACATCGAAAGGTCGTGATCGTCGGCAGTGGGCCGGCGGGCTATACCGCGGCGATCTACGCCGCTCGGGCAGAGCTCGAGCCGGTGGTGGTGGCGGGACTCCAGTTCGGCGGGCAGCTGATGCTGACCACCGACGTCGAGAACTACCCGGGATTCCCGGACGGCGTGACCGGGCCCGAGATGATGGAGCTCTTCCAGAAGCAGGCCGAACGCTTCGGCGCCGAGGTGCTGCTCGAAGACGCGACCGAGGTCTCGTTGACCGCGCCCCCGTTCCAGATCAAGACGGCTTCGCGCAGCTTCAGCGCCGACGCGGTCATCCTGGCCACCGGTGCGTCGGCGCGTTGGTTGGGCCTGCCGTCGGAGGAGAGGCTCACCAACCAGGGCGTGTCGGCCTGCGCCACCTGCGATGGCGCGCTCTACCGCGGCAAGCCGATGGCGGTGGTCGGTGGCGGCGACACGGCCATGGAAGAGGCGCTCTTCCTCACCCGCTTCGCGACGGAGGTGACCGTCGTGCATCGCCGCGACGCCCTGCGTGCGTCGAAGATCATGCAGGAGCGTGCCCTCGATCACGAGAAGATCTCCTTCGCCTGGAACTCGGAGGTCGATGAGGTGCTGGGCGACGAGTTCGTGACCGGCGTCCGGCTGCTCGACACCCAGACCGGTGAGAAGCGCGAGGTGCCGGTCGAGGCGCTCTTCATCGCGATCGGCCACAAGCCGAACACGGATCTGTTTACCGGCCAGATCGACCTCGACGACACCGGCTACATCAAGACGACGAAGGGCACCTACACCTCGAGCGAAGGGGTCTTCGCCTGCGGGGACGCGATGGACCCGATCTATCGTCAGGCGGTCACCGCCGCGGGAACGGGCTGCATGGCGGCCATCGACGCCGAGCGTTGGCTCGCGGAGCGTGGGCTGGCCTGA
- a CDS encoding glutamate-5-semialdehyde dehydrogenase, translating to MNLQEMIHDIAGKARTASERTGELSAAQKNAWLLRSTERLEAAREKIRAANAEDMQEAREKGVAAPLVGRLELADGKWKDMLQGLRDVAALPDPVGRIEQSSVRPNGLLVGRMRIPLGVIGMIYESRPNVTVDAAALCVKAGNAVILRGGSEALRSNLALADELRAAARDTDVPEDAISVIPRTDRMAIDHLLHEDQLVDLIIPRGGPGLIRKVAETSRIPVIKHDAGVCHIFLDASADVAMARDIVLDSKLRQMAVCNGLETLLVHQEAAARVLPDVLKALHEAGVEIRGDDATCEVYGDTVPAREADWAEEYLAPIVAVRVVADMDAAITHIRRYGSDHTEILVTESYANSQAWLRRVSSSTVGVNCSTAFADGFRLGLGAEIGISTSKLHAYGPMGLEGLTTLKFVLQGNGQLRE from the coding sequence ATGAATCTTCAGGAGATGATCCACGACATCGCTGGGAAGGCGCGCACCGCCTCCGAGCGAACCGGGGAGCTCAGCGCCGCCCAGAAGAACGCCTGGCTCCTGCGCAGCACCGAGCGCCTCGAAGCCGCGCGCGAGAAGATCCGCGCGGCGAATGCCGAGGACATGCAGGAGGCCCGCGAGAAGGGCGTGGCGGCCCCCCTGGTCGGACGCCTCGAGCTGGCCGACGGCAAGTGGAAGGACATGCTCCAGGGCCTGCGCGACGTCGCGGCCTTGCCCGACCCGGTGGGCCGGATCGAGCAGAGCTCGGTGCGTCCGAACGGGCTGCTGGTCGGTCGCATGCGCATTCCGCTCGGCGTCATCGGCATGATCTACGAGTCGCGGCCGAACGTCACCGTCGACGCCGCCGCGCTGTGCGTGAAGGCGGGGAACGCCGTGATCCTGCGTGGGGGTTCGGAAGCGCTTCGCTCCAACCTCGCCCTCGCCGACGAGCTGCGTGCCGCGGCGCGCGACACCGACGTGCCCGAGGACGCGATCTCGGTCATCCCGCGCACCGACCGCATGGCGATCGATCACCTGCTGCACGAGGACCAGCTGGTCGACCTGATCATTCCGCGCGGCGGTCCCGGGCTGATCCGCAAGGTCGCCGAGACCTCGCGGATTCCCGTCATCAAGCACGACGCCGGTGTGTGTCACATCTTCCTCGACGCCAGCGCCGACGTCGCAATGGCCCGCGACATCGTGCTCGACTCGAAGCTGCGCCAGATGGCCGTGTGCAACGGGCTCGAGACGCTGCTCGTGCATCAGGAAGCCGCGGCGCGCGTCCTCCCCGATGTCTTGAAGGCGCTCCACGAAGCCGGCGTCGAGATCCGCGGCGACGATGCGACGTGTGAAGTCTATGGCGACACGGTGCCCGCGCGCGAAGCAGATTGGGCCGAGGAGTACCTCGCACCCATCGTGGCCGTGCGCGTCGTCGCCGACATGGACGCGGCGATCACCCACATCCGCCGCTACGGCTCGGACCACACCGAGATCCTGGTGACCGAGAGCTATGCGAACTCCCAGGCGTGGCTCCGCCGGGTGAGCTCGTCGACGGTGGGCGTGAACTGTTCGACGGCGTTCGCCGACGGCTTCCGCCTCGGGCTCGGCGCCGAGATCGGAATCTCGACCTCGAAGCTTCACGCCTACGGGCCGATGGGGCTCGAAGGGCTCACGACCCTCAAGTTCGTCCTTCAGGGGAACGGTCAACTCCGCGAATGA
- the rpmA gene encoding 50S ribosomal protein L27, translating to MSHKKGQGSSRNGRDSNAQRRGIKVYSGQRVSAGSILVRQVGTRVHAGEGVGVGRDYTLFALADGTVQYAKSRGKLVANVV from the coding sequence ATGTCACACAAGAAGGGTCAGGGCAGCTCCCGGAACGGGCGCGACAGCAACGCGCAGCGGCGCGGCATCAAGGTCTACTCGGGTCAGCGCGTGAGCGCCGGCTCGATCCTCGTGCGGCAGGTCGGCACCCGCGTGCATGCGGGTGAAGGCGTCGGTGTAGGCCGGGACTACACCCTGTTCGCGCTCGCCGACGGCACGGTCCAGTACGCGAAGAGCCGCGGCAAGCTCGTCGCCAACGTCGTCTAA
- the grxC gene encoding glutaredoxin 3, with amino-acid sequence MAKIQVYATSWCPYCNRAKALLESKGVTWDEVDLDEEPGRRQEMIERTGGRTSVPQIWIDGDHVGGCDELMALDAAGRLDALLQGNA; translated from the coding sequence ATGGCGAAGATTCAGGTCTACGCGACCTCCTGGTGCCCGTACTGCAACCGCGCGAAAGCGCTGTTGGAGTCGAAGGGGGTGACCTGGGATGAAGTCGATCTCGACGAGGAGCCCGGTCGGCGCCAGGAGATGATCGAGCGCACGGGCGGACGCACGAGCGTCCCCCAGATCTGGATCGACGGGGATCACGTGGGTGGCTGTGACGAATTGATGGCCCTCGATGCCGCGGGCCGCCTGGACGCACTCTTGCAGGGGAACGCATGA
- the nadD gene encoding nicotinate-nucleotide adenylyltransferase: MNRFGVLGGTFNPIHFGHLRAATEVAERLELERVLLVPSAQPPHKQGSGEDPVAPAELRLAWVERVCTDDPRFEACDLEVRRGGASYTVDTLRALAEQHPGARPVFLIGSDAFMLLGTWREPKQLFGLADFAVMTRPGTPGDLRDWIPEAMRPDFEIAASGQIATHRATGGAVSAVSISALEISSSDIRARLREGRSIHYLVPSAVRRDIEARGVYALGEG, from the coding sequence ATGAACCGCTTCGGGGTCCTCGGGGGCACGTTCAACCCGATCCACTTCGGCCACCTGCGCGCCGCGACCGAGGTGGCCGAGCGCCTGGAGCTCGAACGCGTGCTCCTGGTGCCGTCGGCCCAGCCGCCGCACAAGCAGGGCTCCGGGGAAGATCCGGTCGCGCCGGCGGAGCTCCGCCTGGCCTGGGTCGAGCGCGTGTGTACCGACGACCCGCGCTTCGAGGCGTGCGATCTCGAGGTGCGGCGCGGCGGTGCCTCCTACACGGTCGACACCCTGCGCGCCCTGGCCGAGCAGCATCCCGGCGCCCGACCCGTCTTCCTGATCGGCAGCGATGCCTTCATGTTGTTGGGCACCTGGCGCGAACCGAAGCAGCTGTTCGGTCTCGCCGACTTTGCGGTGATGACCCGGCCGGGCACCCCGGGTGACCTGCGCGATTGGATTCCCGAGGCAATGCGCCCCGACTTCGAGATCGCAGCGAGCGGCCAGATCGCCACCCACCGGGCGACGGGCGGCGCCGTCTCGGCGGTCTCGATCTCGGCCCTCGAGATCTCGTCTTCGGACATCCGGGCGCGCCTGCGCGAGGGCCGCTCGATTCACTACCTGGTCCCCAGCGCCGTGCGCCGAGACATCGAGGCCCGCGGCGTCTACGCTCTAGGGGAAGGTTGA
- a CDS encoding response regulator, which produces MSLKKEDLERLIARSTDIVVATSREGRVVYYNDGASRILGYRSAEILGQEVVSLYPSLEEAKRVMKAIREPGHGGAGVCDSLQTVFRSKAGDEIPVAISGTLLHDAEGAEDGTIGFAKDLTQILRKDQLATLGEVAIGLSHEINNPLGVIVNQLELLEREVFQLAGDADASVECERIDAMRREIERISGILSRLGEMVETESYETIAYAGPARMIDLRERRALPEAPKLSGVRVLVVDDDLGICHSIQEILSAAGCEVTTANDGAAGLRCAQEEAVDVVLSDVVMPEMDGYELYTRLRESRPALPVLMMTAFHYDRDHIIKRSRIEGLEGVIFKKPVDPKRLIEVIEQTVDATKRDA; this is translated from the coding sequence ATGAGCCTCAAGAAAGAGGACCTCGAGCGCCTGATCGCGCGATCCACCGACATCGTGGTCGCCACGAGTCGCGAGGGGAGAGTCGTCTACTACAACGACGGCGCGTCGCGCATCCTGGGCTACCGGTCGGCCGAGATCCTCGGGCAGGAAGTCGTATCGCTGTACCCCTCGCTGGAAGAGGCGAAGCGGGTGATGAAGGCGATTCGCGAGCCGGGACACGGCGGCGCCGGTGTCTGCGACAGCTTGCAGACCGTGTTCCGCTCGAAGGCCGGTGACGAGATCCCGGTAGCGATCTCTGGAACGCTCCTCCACGACGCGGAGGGAGCCGAGGACGGCACGATCGGCTTTGCAAAGGATCTGACCCAGATCCTCCGGAAAGACCAGCTGGCCACCCTCGGTGAGGTCGCAATCGGCCTGTCCCACGAGATCAACAACCCGCTGGGCGTGATCGTGAATCAGCTCGAGTTGCTCGAGCGCGAGGTGTTCCAGCTCGCCGGCGACGCAGACGCCAGCGTCGAGTGCGAGCGGATCGACGCCATGCGCCGCGAGATCGAGCGCATCTCCGGGATCCTGTCGCGCCTGGGCGAGATGGTCGAGACCGAGAGCTACGAGACCATCGCCTACGCGGGACCGGCGCGGATGATCGACCTGCGCGAGCGGCGCGCGCTCCCCGAGGCGCCGAAGCTCTCCGGGGTGCGGGTACTCGTGGTCGACGACGATCTGGGCATCTGTCACTCCATTCAGGAGATCCTGAGCGCTGCCGGCTGTGAGGTGACGACCGCCAACGATGGCGCGGCGGGCCTGCGCTGCGCCCAGGAAGAAGCCGTGGACGTGGTGCTCTCGGACGTCGTGATGCCCGAGATGGACGGCTACGAGCTCTACACCCGGCTTCGCGAGTCGCGTCCCGCCCTGCCGGTGCTGATGATGACCGCCTTCCACTACGACCGGGACCACATCATCAAGCGCAGTCGGATCGAAGGTCTCGAGGGCGTGATCTTCAAGAAGCCCGTCGACCCGAAGCGGTTGATCGAGGTGATCGAACAGACCGTCGACGCGACGAAGCGCGACGCCTAG